Proteins encoded by one window of Arachis hypogaea cultivar Tifrunner chromosome 1, arahy.Tifrunner.gnm2.J5K5, whole genome shotgun sequence:
- the LOC112805640 gene encoding pentatricopeptide repeat-containing protein At3g48250, chloroplastic: MMNRLKTITRSLRFLDSSLATRHIETRSLQLALNQVTHFSLNTTTAPSPSSLSNDHSCNHRFSSIHHRFFFSSKPSSILELVLTSDWSQWLELELDKCCLFLTHETVIYVLKNLDKNPIKASCFFNWVSEKQWFRPSSSVYSLVVSILAKKETREQFWITLVAMKKNGFFLDTETYLPILAAFKRDNLKSDCEGLAHFYKQMIRENARESVVNNVVGIITASEWGIEVMEKLGKLNIHLSDNFVARVVKEFRGCPLKAYRFFRWVGEQSGYEQNAVTYNAIARTLARANRINEFWEVIEEMKSVGYELDVDTYTKISRQLQKNRMIEDAVELYELMMDGSCKPSDQDCSSLLVHISDSHTPNLDLIFRIINKYELNRHTLPKAIYDGVHRSLAGAGKFDEAETIVGSMRNSGYEPDNVTFSQMVFGLCKMGRLEEACKVLEEMESCGCIPDIKTWTILIRGHCSANEIDKALLCSDKMFEKGCSPDAAVLGALVDCFLSQQRIEDAYNFLEETVRNFVTSPWQGTYKKLIEGLLGIEKLEEALDLMCLMRKHKYPPFIESIIRYISKSGTVDDAVKFLKAWSTESPQSHSAYVHVFESFFREGRESDARDLLSKCRRHITKRKEIRALFGSVRNCKAAVAGST, encoded by the coding sequence ATGATGAATCGTCTAAAGACAATTACCCGTTCCCTCCGATTCCTCGACTCGTCTCTCGCCACCCGACACATTGAAACTCGGTCACTCCAACTCGCTCTGAACCAGGTGACTCACTTTTCTCTCAACACTACTACTGCACCTTCACCTTCTTCCCTTTCGAATGATCACTCTTGCAATCACCGCTTTTCAAGCATTCATCAcagattcttcttttcttcaaaacCAAGCTCCATATTGGAGCTTGTTTTGACGAGCGATTGGTCCCAATGGTTAGAGCTAGAGTTAGACAAGTGTTGCCTTTTCTTGACCCATGAAACTGTTATTTACGTTTTGAAGAATTTGGATAAAAACCCAATTAAAGCTTCGTGTTTTTTCAACTGGGTCAGCGAGAAACAATGGTTCAGACCAAGTTCCTCAGTGTATAGTTTAGTTGTTAGTATCTTGGCCAAGAAGGAAACTAGGGAACAATTTTGGATAACTCTAGTAGCCATGAAGAAAAATGGATTCTTTCTTGATACTGAAACTTATTTGCCAATTTTAGCTGCTTTTAAGAGGGATAATTTGAAGAGTGATTGTGAGGGTCTTGCCCACTTTTATAAACAAATGATTCGGGAGAATGCAAGGGAGAGTGTTGTCAACAATGTGGTTGGTATTATTACAGCGTCTGAATGGGGTATTGAGGTTATGGAGAAATTGGGGAAGCTTAACATTCATCTGTCTGATAATTTTGTAGCGAGGGTTGTTAAAGAATTTAGAGGTTGTCCTTTGAAAGCGTACCGATTCTTTCGTTGGGTTGGTGAGCAATCTGGTTATGAGCAAAATGCAGTGACTTATAATGCAATTGCAAGAACTCTTGCTAGGGCTAATAGAATTAATGAGTTTTGGGAAGTCATAGAGGAAATGAAGAGTGTAGGTTATGAATTGGATGTTGATACATATACAAAAATATCGAGGCAGCTTCAAAAGAATAGGATGATAGAGGATGCTGTTGAGCTTTATGAGCTTATGATGGATGGATCATGCAAGCCATCGGATCAGGACTGCAGTTCCCTTTTAGTGCACATCTCAGATAGTCATACACCaaatttagatttaatattcagaataataaataaatatgagTTGAACCGGCATACTCTCCCAAAGGCAATCTATGATGGAGTCCATAGGTCTTTGGCAGGTGCTGGGAAATTTGATGAAGCTGAAACTATTGTTGGGAGTATGAGAAATTCTGGATATGAGCCTGATAATGTCACATTTAGTCAAATGGTTTTTGGACTTTGCAAGATGGGGAGGTTAGAAGAAGCGTGTAAAGTGCTCGAAGAGATGGAATCTTGTGGATGCATCCCTGATATCAAGACTTGGACCATCTTGATCCGAGGGCATTGTTCTGCCAATGAAATAGATAAGGCATTACTTTGTTCTGACAAGATGTTTGAAAAGGGATGCAGTCCAGATGCTGCCGTGTTAGGTGCTTTAGTTGACTGTTTTCTTAGCCAACAGAGAATAGAGGATGCATACAACTTTCTTGAAGAGACAGTTAGAAATTTTGTTACATCTCCATGGCAAGGTACATATAAGAAACTGATTGAAGGCCTATTAGGAATTGAGAAATTAGAGGAGGCACTTGACCTTATGTGTTTGATGAGGAAACACAAGTACCCTCCATTCATTGAATCGATTATTCGATACATTTCAAAATCTGGGACCGTGGATGATGCTGTAAAGTTCCTGAAGGCATGGAGTACGGAAAGTCCTCAATCCCATTCCGCCTATGTTCATGTGTTTGAATCGTTCTTCAGAGAAGGTAGAGAGTCTGATGCCAGAGATCTATTGAGTAAGTGTCGCCGCCATATAACTAAACGAAAAGAAATCCGTGCACTTTTTGGTTCAGTAAGGAATTGCAAGGCTGCAGTTGCAGGTAGCACGTAG
- the LOC140174357 gene encoding pentatricopeptide repeat-containing protein At3g48250, chloroplastic-like, giving the protein MKKNGFFLDTETYLPILAAFKRDNLKSDCEGLAHFYKQMIRENARESVVNNVVGIITASEWGIEVMEKLGKLNIHLSDNFVARVVKEFRGCPLKAYRFFRWVGEQSGYEQNAVTYNAIARTLARANRINEFWEVIEEMKSVGYELDVDTYTKISRQLQKNRMIEDAVELYELMMDGSCKPSDQDCSSLLVHISDSHTPNLDLIFRIINKYELNRHTLPKAIYDGVHRSLAGAGKFDEAETIVGSMRNSGYEPDNVTFSQMVFGLCKMGRLEEACKVLEEMESCGCIPDIKTWTILIRGHCSANEIDKALLCSDKMFEKGCSPDAAVLGALVDCFLSQQRIEDAYNFLEETVRNFVTSPWQGTYKKLIEGLLGIEKLEEALDLMCLMRKHKYPPFIESIIRYISKSGTVDDAVKFLKAWSTESPQSHSAYVHVFESFFREGRESDARDLLSKCRRHITKRKEIRALFGSVRNCKAAVAGST; this is encoded by the coding sequence ATGAAGAAAAATGGATTCTTTCTTGATACTGAAACTTATTTGCCAATTTTAGCTGCTTTTAAGAGGGATAATTTGAAGAGTGATTGTGAGGGTCTTGCCCACTTTTATAAACAAATGATTCGGGAGAATGCAAGGGAGAGTGTTGTCAACAATGTGGTTGGTATTATTACAGCGTCTGAATGGGGTATTGAGGTTATGGAGAAATTGGGGAAGCTTAACATTCATCTGTCTGATAATTTTGTAGCGAGGGTTGTTAAAGAATTTAGAGGTTGTCCTTTGAAAGCGTACCGATTCTTTCGTTGGGTTGGTGAGCAATCTGGTTATGAGCAAAATGCAGTGACTTATAATGCAATTGCAAGAACTCTTGCTAGGGCTAATAGAATTAATGAGTTTTGGGAAGTCATAGAGGAAATGAAGAGTGTAGGTTATGAATTGGATGTTGATACATATACAAAAATATCGAGGCAGCTTCAAAAGAATAGGATGATAGAGGATGCTGTTGAGCTTTATGAGCTTATGATGGATGGATCATGCAAGCCATCGGATCAGGACTGCAGTTCCCTTTTAGTGCACATCTCAGATAGTCATACACCaaatttagatttaatattcagaataataaataaatatgagTTGAACCGGCATACTCTCCCAAAGGCAATCTATGATGGAGTCCATAGGTCTTTGGCAGGTGCTGGGAAATTTGATGAAGCTGAAACTATTGTTGGGAGTATGAGAAATTCTGGATATGAGCCTGATAATGTCACATTTAGTCAAATGGTTTTTGGACTTTGCAAGATGGGGAGGTTAGAAGAAGCGTGTAAAGTGCTCGAAGAGATGGAATCTTGTGGATGCATCCCTGATATCAAGACTTGGACCATCTTGATCCGAGGGCATTGTTCTGCCAATGAAATAGATAAGGCATTACTTTGTTCTGACAAGATGTTTGAAAAGGGATGCAGTCCAGATGCTGCCGTGTTAGGTGCTTTAGTTGACTGTTTTCTTAGCCAACAGAGAATAGAGGATGCATACAACTTTCTTGAAGAGACAGTTAGAAATTTTGTTACATCTCCATGGCAAGGTACATATAAGAAACTGATTGAAGGCCTATTAGGAATTGAGAAATTAGAGGAGGCACTTGACCTTATGTGTTTGATGAGGAAACACAAGTACCCTCCATTCATTGAATCGATTATTCGATACATTTCAAAATCTGGGACCGTGGATGATGCTGTAAAGTTCCTGAAGGCATGGAGTACGGAAAGTCCTCAATCCCATTCCGCCTATGTTCATGTGTTTGAATCGTTCTTCAGAGAAGGTAGAGAGTCTGATGCCAGAGATCTATTGAGTAAGTGTCGCCGCCATATAACTAAACGAAAAGAAATCCGTGCACTTTTTGGTTCAGTAAGGAATTGCAAGGCTGCAGTTGCAGGTAGCACGTAG